A genomic segment from Chloroflexota bacterium encodes:
- a CDS encoding DUF433 domain-containing protein — protein MLDWASCDAVEREPGRLSGAWVFRGTRVPLAALFENLEDGASIADFVEWFPGVSIEQARLVLDHAAQSALRSA, from the coding sequence ATGCTCGACTGGGCAAGCTGCGATGCCGTCGAACGCGAACCCGGGCGCCTGAGCGGCGCCTGGGTGTTTCGGGGCACACGTGTGCCGCTGGCGGCCCTGTTCGAAAACCTGGAGGACGGGGCGTCCATCGCCGACTTTGTCGAGTGGTTCCCCGGGGTATCCATTGAGCAGGCCCGGCTCGTCCTCGATCACGCGGCCCAAAGTGCTCTACGCTCCGCCTGA
- a CDS encoding DUF951 domain-containing protein yields MRLELGDVLRLRKDHPCGSTDFEVVRLGADIGLRCVGCNRRIMLARSLLERRIERFVSRVEETPLDLSGFGGPAPEVVEPAEASEPASNAGAHE; encoded by the coding sequence ATGCGCCTTGAGCTTGGCGACGTGCTGCGGCTCCGCAAGGATCATCCGTGTGGGAGCACCGACTTCGAGGTGGTGCGGCTCGGGGCGGACATCGGGCTGCGGTGCGTGGGGTGCAATCGGCGGATCATGCTGGCGCGGAGCCTGCTGGAGCGGCGCATCGAGCGGTTCGTGAGCCGGGTCGAAGAGACGCCGCTGGACCTGAGCGGGTTCGGCGGGCCGGCCCCCGAGGTCGTCGAGCCGGCCGAGGCGAGCGAGCCAGCCTCAAATGCCGGCGCGCATGAGTGA
- a CDS encoding mandelate racemase/muconate lactonizing enzyme family protein, producing the protein MALKITSVRTFIVDGGFRPWTFVKIETNDDGVVGWGDCTDWGSPGPVTAMVARLGEFIVGQDPMQVERIWWELYAASIRHTGGIAFKGMAGIDSALWDIRGKVLNAPVWQLLGGRMRDELRLYWSHCGSTRGERAARLGVPKVETTDDLRALAHEVRERGYTALKTNLFPLKDRPDAIPGGVARGHAAGDIAGPTLRNAELIVGTFREVLGPDVDIGLDVAFRFKLGGAIKLARALEPYNLMWLETESFDPKALRTVRESTTTTICHGESIFGTQGFRPYLEQYAQDIIMPDLAWNGITMGKKIADQSHTYDVLLSFHNCHSPITTLVSAAVAATAPNFYVLEIDVDDAPWRDDLMTHPFTIEDGHLQVTDRPGLGSDLIEAELLKHPPVEYPGAR; encoded by the coding sequence ATGGCCCTGAAGATCACCAGCGTGCGGACCTTCATCGTGGATGGGGGGTTCCGCCCGTGGACCTTTGTCAAGATCGAGACGAACGACGACGGCGTCGTCGGCTGGGGCGACTGCACGGACTGGGGCTCGCCGGGGCCGGTCACGGCGATGGTGGCACGGCTCGGCGAGTTCATCGTCGGGCAGGATCCGATGCAGGTCGAGCGGATCTGGTGGGAGCTGTACGCGGCGTCGATTCGGCACACGGGTGGCATCGCGTTCAAGGGGATGGCCGGCATCGACTCGGCGCTCTGGGACATTCGGGGCAAGGTGCTGAATGCGCCGGTCTGGCAGTTGCTCGGCGGGAGGATGCGCGACGAGCTGCGGCTGTACTGGTCGCACTGCGGCTCGACGCGTGGCGAGCGGGCGGCGCGGCTGGGGGTGCCGAAGGTCGAGACGACGGACGATCTGCGGGCGCTGGCCCACGAGGTCCGTGAGAGGGGGTACACGGCCCTCAAGACGAACCTGTTCCCGCTGAAGGATCGGCCGGATGCGATCCCGGGCGGCGTGGCGCGTGGGCACGCGGCCGGCGATATCGCCGGTCCGACCCTCCGCAACGCCGAACTGATCGTCGGGACGTTCCGCGAGGTGCTGGGGCCGGACGTGGACATCGGCCTGGACGTGGCGTTCCGCTTCAAGCTGGGTGGGGCGATCAAGCTGGCGCGGGCGCTGGAGCCGTACAACCTGATGTGGCTGGAGACGGAGAGCTTCGATCCGAAAGCCCTCCGGACGGTCCGCGAGTCCACCACCACGACGATCTGCCACGGCGAGAGCATCTTCGGGACGCAGGGCTTCCGACCGTACCTGGAGCAGTACGCCCAGGACATCATCATGCCGGACCTGGCCTGGAACGGCATCACGATGGGCAAGAAGATCGCGGATCAGTCGCACACGTATGATGTGCTGCTCTCGTTCCACAACTGCCACAGCCCGATCACGACGCTGGTCTCGGCGGCGGTGGCGGCGACGGCCCCGAACTTCTACGTCCTCGAGATCGACGTCGACGATGCGCCCTGGCGCGACGACCTGATGACGCACCCGTTCACGATCGAGGACGGGCATCTCCAGGTGACGGATCGGCCGGGGCTGGGGAGCGACCTGATCGAGGCGGAGCTGCTGAAGCACCCGCCGGTGGAGTACCCTGGGGCACGGTAG
- a CDS encoding patatin-like phospholipase family protein, translated as MVRERLRLGWQIAPEHEHEAEPHPVVTALLERARSGSRPGRRTDGHRIALVVEGGAMRGVVSGGMVAGLEALGLRDAFDVVYGSSAGACAGAYFLAGQARVGARLYYEVVNTRQYINPLHALRRRAIVNLDRLFDHVLSQQLPLDFEAFQASGVPLVVLASHVDVVAATGTDGPHAIVEADRFTDFADVDDLLGALHASSRMPVVGGAPVSYRGMRFWDAAITQPVPVHAALDDGCTHVLVLMTLPRHARPGGFGLLDRLLVAPRVANVSPGLASMYRTRSVRYMETWQLILSRSQTREGPPFVEGVAADASTPVIGRTEIRTPRLVAAARAGGNAVLAAFGRGDAHMTQQLLPIGRAGHAVDVRLGSAAGGVVGRGTESAAS; from the coding sequence GTGGTGAGAGAACGGCTGCGCCTCGGGTGGCAGATCGCCCCCGAGCACGAGCACGAGGCCGAACCGCATCCGGTGGTGACGGCGCTCCTCGAACGGGCACGCAGTGGGAGCCGGCCGGGGCGGCGGACGGACGGACATCGCATCGCGCTGGTGGTCGAGGGCGGCGCGATGCGGGGCGTCGTCTCGGGCGGCATGGTGGCTGGCCTGGAAGCGCTCGGCCTGCGCGACGCCTTCGACGTGGTCTACGGCTCGTCGGCCGGGGCGTGCGCGGGGGCGTACTTCCTGGCCGGGCAGGCTCGTGTCGGCGCGCGCCTCTACTACGAGGTGGTGAATACGCGCCAGTACATCAACCCGCTGCACGCGCTGCGGCGGCGGGCCATCGTCAACCTGGACCGCCTGTTCGATCATGTGCTCAGCCAGCAACTGCCGCTCGACTTCGAGGCGTTCCAGGCTTCGGGCGTGCCGCTGGTGGTGCTGGCCTCGCACGTGGACGTGGTGGCGGCCACGGGGACGGACGGCCCGCACGCCATTGTCGAAGCCGACCGTTTCACGGACTTCGCGGACGTGGACGATCTGCTGGGCGCGCTGCATGCCAGTTCGCGGATGCCCGTCGTGGGCGGCGCGCCGGTCAGCTATCGGGGGATGCGCTTCTGGGACGCCGCCATCACCCAGCCGGTGCCGGTCCACGCGGCCCTCGACGACGGTTGCACGCACGTCCTGGTGCTGATGACGCTGCCGCGCCACGCCCGGCCTGGCGGTTTCGGCCTGCTCGACCGGCTGCTGGTGGCCCCGCGCGTGGCGAACGTCAGCCCTGGCCTCGCCAGTATGTACCGAACGCGCTCGGTACGGTACATGGAGACGTGGCAGTTGATCCTGTCCAGGAGCCAGACGCGCGAGGGACCGCCGTTCGTGGAGGGCGTGGCGGCGGATGCGTCCACGCCGGTCATCGGGCGGACGGAGATCCGCACGCCGCGCCTGGTGGCCGCCGCGCGGGCCGGGGGGAACGCCGTCCTGGCAGCATTCGGGCGCGGCGACGCCCACATGACGCAGCAACTGCTGCCGATCGGCCGGGCAGGGCACGCCGTGGACGTGCGGCTCGGGTCGGCGGCTGGCGGCGTGGTCGGGCGTGGCACAGAGAGTGCGGCATCCTGA
- a CDS encoding Asp/Glu/hydantoin racemase: MVAARRIGMITPSSNTMVEPLTSAMTAGLLDDLSVHYARIPVTRIALDQGSLDQFEREAMLSAARLLADAKVDVICWNGTSGAWKGVEADRALCAAITEETGIPATTGTLAQFEAFRAHGITQYAMAVPYTRDVHDAIVRVYGDAGFACVNSAYLGISTNFAFAEVGLDTLHDLALQADHPDAEAVVVICTNLAAARVVEALEQRLGKPVHDSLVISLWHPLRMLGWDRPIPGWGRLLAEFA, encoded by the coding sequence ATGGTCGCAGCCCGACGCATCGGCATGATCACCCCGTCCTCGAACACGATGGTCGAGCCGCTCACCAGCGCCATGACAGCCGGCCTCCTCGACGACCTCTCCGTCCACTACGCCCGCATCCCCGTGACGCGCATCGCGCTGGATCAGGGCAGCCTCGACCAGTTCGAGCGCGAGGCGATGCTCTCGGCCGCCCGCCTCCTGGCCGACGCAAAGGTTGACGTGATCTGCTGGAACGGCACCTCCGGCGCCTGGAAGGGCGTCGAGGCGGATCGCGCCCTCTGCGCCGCCATCACCGAGGAGACTGGCATCCCCGCCACCACCGGCACCCTGGCCCAGTTCGAGGCGTTCCGCGCGCACGGCATCACGCAATACGCTATGGCCGTGCCCTACACCAGGGATGTCCACGACGCCATCGTGCGGGTGTACGGCGACGCCGGCTTCGCCTGTGTGAACAGCGCGTATCTGGGCATCAGCACCAACTTCGCGTTTGCCGAGGTCGGCCTGGACACCCTGCACGACCTGGCCCTGCAAGCGGATCACCCGGACGCCGAGGCCGTCGTCGTGATCTGCACCAACCTGGCAGCCGCCCGCGTCGTCGAAGCGCTGGAGCAGCGGCTCGGCAAGCCCGTCCACGACTCGCTGGTCATCTCGCTGTGGCATCCGCTGCGGATGCTCGGGTGGGACCGCCCCATCCCCGGCTGGGGCCGCCTCCTCGCCGAGTTCGCCTAA
- a CDS encoding MFS transporter codes for MAGEVAGPASVWKNGDFLLLWAAQAVGQTAHNAVNYGLMVLVQKTSGSATHMSVVVLTVVLPSVIMGLVAGAYVDRRDKRLVLIGTNLLRAALMPVYILIPDWLWLLFAVNVLFSTFTQFFAPAEVAMLPVVAGRGQLLQANSLFHITFTGSQLGGLVLLGPLLVNVVGVTGLFTVVGVALIVSALLLWPLPSTRNRLEEGVLGFGELWGEIRFVLRYVRTDRAIAWGVVQWTVGSTLALVVATLAPTFVVRQLGVRAEDSVFVLAPAGLGTVLGSLLLTRWGELLDRRRLIEAAMMTLGAALGLMALAPPAWARLGWLAGAASAVVGTAVWWSLIGAIVALAVVAGFAFVAIIVPSQTLIQERALPEVRGRLFAVQMVLGNVASVLPLVALGELADGIGVTEALVLVGGVVLTIGLASTRLPALDVRAAAPPDEAVTPEEAAPEGA; via the coding sequence GTGGCTGGAGAGGTAGCCGGGCCAGCGTCGGTCTGGAAGAACGGCGACTTCCTGCTGCTCTGGGCGGCGCAGGCGGTCGGGCAGACGGCCCACAATGCCGTCAACTACGGGTTGATGGTCCTGGTGCAGAAGACCTCCGGCTCGGCCACGCACATGAGCGTGGTGGTGCTGACGGTGGTGCTGCCGTCGGTCATCATGGGGCTGGTGGCCGGCGCCTACGTGGACCGACGCGACAAGCGGCTGGTGCTGATCGGGACGAACCTGCTGCGCGCGGCGCTGATGCCGGTCTACATCCTGATCCCTGACTGGCTCTGGCTGCTGTTCGCGGTAAACGTGCTGTTCTCGACGTTCACCCAGTTCTTCGCGCCGGCCGAGGTGGCGATGCTGCCGGTGGTGGCCGGGCGCGGCCAACTGCTGCAGGCGAACTCGCTGTTCCACATCACGTTCACGGGGTCGCAGCTGGGCGGGCTGGTGCTGCTGGGGCCGCTGCTGGTCAACGTCGTGGGGGTGACGGGCCTCTTTACGGTGGTCGGCGTGGCGCTGATCGTCTCGGCGCTGCTGCTCTGGCCGCTGCCGAGCACGCGCAACCGGCTGGAGGAGGGCGTCCTCGGGTTCGGGGAGCTGTGGGGCGAGATCCGGTTCGTGCTGCGGTACGTGCGGACGGACCGCGCCATCGCCTGGGGCGTGGTGCAGTGGACGGTCGGCTCGACGCTGGCGCTGGTGGTGGCCACGCTCGCGCCGACGTTCGTGGTGCGGCAACTGGGGGTCCGCGCGGAGGACAGCGTTTTCGTGCTGGCGCCGGCCGGCCTGGGGACGGTGCTCGGGTCGCTGCTGCTGACGCGCTGGGGCGAGCTGCTGGATCGGCGGCGGCTCATCGAGGCGGCGATGATGACGCTGGGGGCGGCGCTGGGCCTGATGGCGCTGGCGCCGCCAGCCTGGGCGCGGCTCGGCTGGCTGGCCGGGGCGGCGTCCGCGGTGGTCGGGACGGCGGTCTGGTGGTCGCTGATCGGCGCGATTGTGGCCCTGGCGGTGGTGGCCGGGTTCGCGTTCGTGGCGATCATCGTGCCGTCGCAGACGCTGATCCAGGAACGGGCGTTGCCGGAGGTGCGTGGGCGGCTGTTCGCGGTGCAGATGGTGCTGGGGAACGTGGCGAGCGTCCTGCCGCTGGTGGCGCTGGGTGAGCTTGCGGACGGCATTGGGGTGACGGAAGCGCTGGTGCTGGTGGGTGGCGTGGTGCTGACCATCGGGCTGGCCAGCACGCGGCTGCCGGCGCTCGACGTGCGGGCGGCCGCCCCGCCCGACGAGGCCGTCACGCCCGAGGAGGCCGCCCCGGAGGGCGCTTAG
- a CDS encoding YajQ family cyclic di-GMP-binding protein — protein MASDSSFDVVSQIDRQEMVNAVDQVSREITTRFDLKNTGSTVTLEKDSVVLACDTEFTLKAVRDILIERSAKRGFSTKVFDFGKIEPAQKGTVRQSAKLRQGIDAELGRTIGKLMRDKFPKLKAQIQGDAVRVSGSSKDMLQAAMKLLREQDYVVPLQFNNYR, from the coding sequence ATGGCTTCCGACAGCAGCTTTGACGTGGTCTCGCAGATCGACCGTCAGGAGATGGTCAACGCCGTCGATCAGGTTTCGCGGGAGATCACCACGCGGTTCGACCTCAAGAATACGGGCAGCACCGTCACGCTGGAGAAGGACAGCGTGGTGCTGGCCTGCGACACCGAGTTTACGCTGAAGGCCGTGCGGGACATCCTGATCGAGCGGTCGGCGAAACGCGGCTTCTCAACCAAGGTCTTCGACTTCGGGAAGATCGAGCCGGCCCAGAAGGGGACGGTCCGTCAGTCGGCGAAGCTGCGCCAGGGGATCGACGCCGAGCTTGGCAGGACGATCGGCAAGCTGATGCGCGACAAGTTCCCGAAGCTGAAGGCACAGATCCAGGGCGATGCGGTGCGCGTCTCCGGCAGCTCGAAGGACATGCTGCAGGCGGCCATGAAGCTGCTCCGGGAGCAGGACTACGTGGTGCCGCTCCAGTTCAACAACTACCGGTAG
- a CDS encoding xanthine dehydrogenase family protein molybdopterin-binding subunit: MATVMKTSRDVRGIGIRIPRPDAPEKVAGKTQYVADLQLPGMLHARLLRSPHAHARIKSIDTSKAKALPGVRAVLTASDIPELEHGAKTRGHAIMAIDRAVFAGQPVAAVAADELAIADEALDLIEVVYEVLPAAIDPIKSMRPDAPRVADEGTEADTSEALAHSGIAPTESEAAENAPNVAQKSNLGRGDVKRAFAESDYILEKTYHVPMVHQGYIEAHGAVADYNRATGTMTVWASTQGSFNTRSEIADVLKIPEASIKVVPLECGGGFGAKIRALTEPITVLLSRATGRPVKYMMTRREELEAGMPAPSVTIKLRTGVKKDGTPLALEGETIIEAGAYSGAVLTMSGVFLASVYQWPNFQVTGYEVLTHKPSIAAYRAPMAPQTAFVIDSHMDQIARHLGLDPAEYKIKHCQRGGDLMAHGQPWQVNGARECLEALEAHPYWQERDAWRESGQRDGVLRGTGIAMGGWVPGIQPTSASIRLNPDGTLTVITGSVDIAGTNLGLALIAAEAYGVDIERVKIVTGDTDTAPLTGISAGSKTTYTVGAAVIEAAHDARRQTLDIASSELEAAVEDLDIVNNEVVVQGVPGKSITLAAIGKKGNTFQSRVPPVYGTSSMGFAVQAPAFAAQLARIEVDPDTGQITLTDFICAQDVGKLLNPLGAEGQIQGGSVQSLGFALTEGLMYNEQGRLMNPSLLDYRKLTAADVPNIETIIIEVPAPAGPFGARGVGEPPIVPALAAMANALEDASGLRLTTMPLTPERVALGLAAE; the protein is encoded by the coding sequence ATGGCAACGGTCATGAAGACCTCGCGCGATGTGCGGGGCATCGGCATCCGGATCCCGCGCCCGGACGCGCCGGAGAAGGTGGCTGGCAAGACCCAGTACGTGGCGGATCTCCAGCTGCCGGGGATGCTGCATGCGAGGCTGCTGCGAAGCCCGCACGCGCATGCCAGGATCAAGAGCATCGACACGAGCAAGGCGAAGGCCCTGCCGGGCGTGCGCGCGGTGCTGACGGCCTCTGACATCCCGGAGCTGGAGCACGGGGCGAAGACGCGCGGCCACGCGATCATGGCGATTGACCGGGCGGTCTTCGCGGGGCAGCCGGTGGCGGCGGTGGCGGCCGACGAGCTGGCGATCGCGGATGAGGCGCTCGACCTGATCGAGGTGGTTTACGAGGTGCTGCCGGCCGCCATCGACCCGATCAAGTCGATGCGCCCGGATGCGCCGCGCGTGGCGGACGAGGGCACGGAGGCGGACACGTCCGAGGCGCTGGCCCACTCGGGCATCGCGCCGACGGAGAGCGAGGCCGCCGAGAACGCCCCGAACGTGGCCCAGAAGTCGAACCTGGGGCGGGGGGACGTCAAGAGGGCGTTCGCCGAGAGCGACTACATTCTTGAGAAGACGTACCACGTGCCGATGGTGCACCAGGGGTACATCGAGGCGCACGGCGCGGTGGCGGACTACAACCGCGCGACGGGCACGATGACGGTCTGGGCGAGCACGCAGGGCTCGTTCAACACGCGGTCTGAGATCGCGGACGTGCTGAAGATCCCCGAGGCGAGCATCAAGGTGGTGCCGCTGGAGTGCGGCGGCGGCTTTGGGGCGAAGATCCGCGCGCTGACCGAGCCGATCACGGTGCTGCTGTCCCGGGCGACGGGCCGGCCGGTCAAGTACATGATGACGCGGCGCGAGGAGCTCGAGGCCGGGATGCCGGCTCCGAGCGTGACGATCAAGCTGCGGACGGGCGTCAAAAAGGACGGCACGCCGCTGGCGCTGGAAGGCGAGACGATCATCGAGGCGGGCGCGTATTCGGGCGCGGTGCTGACGATGAGCGGCGTCTTCCTGGCGTCGGTGTACCAGTGGCCGAACTTCCAGGTGACGGGCTACGAGGTGCTGACGCACAAGCCGAGCATCGCGGCGTACCGCGCCCCGATGGCCCCGCAGACGGCGTTCGTCATCGACTCGCACATGGACCAGATCGCGCGGCACCTGGGGTTGGACCCGGCCGAGTACAAGATCAAGCACTGCCAGCGCGGCGGCGACTTGATGGCGCACGGCCAGCCGTGGCAGGTGAACGGCGCGCGCGAGTGCCTGGAGGCGCTCGAGGCGCACCCGTACTGGCAGGAGCGCGATGCCTGGCGTGAGAGCGGCCAGCGGGACGGGGTGCTGCGCGGGACGGGCATCGCGATGGGCGGCTGGGTGCCGGGCATCCAACCGACGAGCGCCTCGATCCGGCTGAACCCGGACGGCACGCTGACGGTGATCACGGGATCGGTGGACATCGCGGGGACGAACCTGGGCCTGGCGCTGATCGCGGCCGAGGCGTACGGCGTGGATATCGAGCGGGTGAAGATCGTCACAGGGGACACGGACACGGCCCCGCTGACGGGCATCAGCGCTGGCTCGAAGACGACGTACACGGTGGGCGCGGCGGTGATCGAGGCGGCCCACGATGCGCGCCGGCAGACGCTGGACATCGCGTCGAGCGAGCTTGAGGCGGCGGTCGAGGACCTCGACATCGTGAACAACGAGGTGGTGGTCCAGGGCGTGCCTGGGAAGTCGATCACGCTGGCGGCGATCGGCAAGAAGGGGAACACGTTCCAGTCTCGGGTGCCGCCGGTCTACGGCACAAGCTCGATGGGCTTCGCGGTGCAGGCGCCGGCGTTCGCGGCGCAGCTGGCGCGCATCGAGGTGGACCCGGACACGGGCCAGATCACCCTGACGGACTTTATCTGCGCGCAGGATGTGGGCAAGCTGCTCAACCCGCTGGGCGCTGAGGGGCAGATTCAAGGCGGCTCGGTGCAGAGCCTCGGGTTCGCGCTGACGGAAGGCTTGATGTACAACGAGCAGGGCCGGCTGATGAACCCGAGCCTGCTGGACTACCGCAAGCTGACGGCGGCGGACGTGCCGAACATCGAGACGATCATCATCGAGGTGCCGGCGCCGGCGGGTCCGTTCGGGGCGCGCGGCGTGGGCGAGCCGCCGATCGTGCCGGCGCTGGCGGCGATGGCGAACGCGCTGGAGGATGCGTCTGGCCTGCGGCTGACGACGATGCCGCTGACGCCGGAGCGGGTGGCGCTGGGGCTGGCGGCGGAGTAG
- a CDS encoding VOC family protein yields MERSRLRDVVMDCARPSALAAFWAAALSYRICPYDDAEIARLKAAGIHDIADDPEVAIESPDGGPRVWFVLVAEPKTVKNRVHLDINLRPGETLNWLVSLGATILTPAFTTPRQRWTVLADPEGNEFCAFTPDA; encoded by the coding sequence ATGGAGCGCTCCCGGCTGCGAGACGTTGTGATGGACTGCGCCAGACCCTCTGCCCTCGCCGCCTTCTGGGCCGCGGCGCTCAGCTACCGCATCTGCCCGTACGACGACGCCGAGATCGCACGGCTGAAGGCCGCCGGCATCCACGACATCGCCGACGATCCCGAGGTGGCCATCGAGTCGCCCGATGGTGGTCCGCGCGTCTGGTTCGTGCTGGTCGCCGAGCCGAAAACGGTCAAGAACCGCGTGCACCTCGACATCAACCTGCGCCCCGGCGAGACGCTCAACTGGCTGGTGAGCCTCGGCGCGACGATCCTGACCCCGGCCTTCACGACGCCCCGCCAGCGCTGGACCGTCCTCGCCGACCCCGAAGGCAACGAGTTCTGCGCCTTCACCCCCGACGCCTGA
- the pyrF gene encoding orotidine-5'-phosphate decarboxylase: MFREKLAEATARQGSVLCVGLDVDPSLAPPSLVGQDGWIERFCLGIVEATADLVCAYKPNLAFFEALGLDGYVGLQRTLAGLPKDVVSVGDAKRGDIGSTAVAYARALYEVWGFDVVTVSPLLGPDTLEPFLAYRDRGIFVLCKTSNPGSGTYQDLPVPAEGGSAPLYELIARQMSELDRSGAAGQLGLVTGATYPAQLAEIRAVAPDLPFLVPGIGAQQGDVWAAVNAGLDARGAGIVVNASRGVTYASKGDDWQQAAREAALGLRDRLEAARGEVRASREAAGAAGGETLGASGREVGHATVAHAP; this comes from the coding sequence ATGTTCCGAGAGAAGCTCGCTGAGGCGACCGCGCGCCAGGGCTCGGTGCTGTGTGTGGGGCTGGATGTAGACCCGTCCCTCGCGCCGCCGAGCCTGGTGGGGCAGGACGGCTGGATCGAGAGGTTCTGCCTGGGGATCGTCGAGGCGACGGCGGACCTGGTCTGCGCCTACAAGCCGAATCTGGCGTTTTTCGAGGCGCTGGGGCTGGATGGATACGTCGGCTTGCAGCGGACGCTGGCCGGCCTGCCGAAGGACGTGGTCAGCGTCGGGGATGCGAAGCGCGGCGACATCGGCAGCACGGCGGTGGCGTACGCGCGCGCGCTCTACGAGGTCTGGGGCTTCGACGTGGTCACGGTCAGCCCGCTGCTGGGGCCGGACACGCTGGAGCCGTTCCTCGCCTACCGTGACCGGGGCATCTTCGTGCTGTGCAAGACCTCGAATCCCGGGTCGGGGACGTACCAGGATCTGCCAGTGCCGGCCGAAGGTGGCAGCGCGCCGCTCTACGAGCTGATCGCGCGGCAGATGTCGGAGCTGGACCGCTCGGGGGCGGCCGGGCAGCTCGGGCTGGTGACCGGGGCGACGTATCCCGCGCAGCTTGCCGAGATTCGGGCGGTGGCGCCGGACCTGCCGTTCCTGGTGCCGGGCATCGGGGCGCAGCAGGGAGACGTCTGGGCAGCCGTGAACGCCGGCCTCGATGCGCGCGGGGCCGGCATCGTGGTGAACGCCTCGCGCGGGGTGACCTACGCCAGCAAGGGCGACGACTGGCAGCAGGCGGCCCGCGAGGCGGCGCTGGGGTTGCGGGATCGGCTGGAGGCGGCGCGCGGGGAGGTCCGCGCGAGCCGCGAGGCCGCGGGCGCGGCTGGTGGGGAGACGCTCGGCGCGTCTGGCAGGGAGGTGGGGCATGCCACAGTTGCCCATGCGCCTTGA
- a CDS encoding (2Fe-2S)-binding protein, producing MPKMVLSCTINGEETELLVQPYQTLLEALRENAGLTGAKEGCGTGDCGACTVHLDGKPVASCLVLAMQVRGRNVRTVEGLASEDGALHPVQAAFVKHGVPQCGFCIPGMIMSAAALIEANPAPTTDEIRLGIAGNLCRCTGYTKMVAAISEAAAETAGASSGGAGKGA from the coding sequence ATGCCGAAGATGGTTTTGTCCTGCACGATCAACGGCGAGGAGACCGAGCTGCTGGTTCAGCCGTATCAGACGCTGCTGGAGGCGCTCCGCGAGAATGCCGGCCTGACCGGCGCGAAGGAAGGGTGCGGCACGGGCGACTGTGGCGCGTGCACGGTCCACCTGGACGGCAAGCCGGTGGCAAGCTGCCTGGTGCTGGCGATGCAGGTGCGCGGCCGGAACGTCCGCACGGTGGAAGGGCTGGCGTCTGAGGACGGCGCGCTCCACCCGGTTCAGGCGGCGTTCGTGAAGCACGGCGTCCCGCAGTGTGGCTTCTGCATTCCGGGCATGATCATGTCGGCGGCGGCGCTGATCGAGGCGAACCCGGCCCCGACCACGGACGAGATCCGGCTGGGCATCGCCGGGAACCTCTGCCGCTGCACGGGCTACACGAAGATGGTGGCGGCGATCTCCGAGGCGGCTGCTGAGACGGCCGGCGCGTCGAGTGGTGGCGCTGGCAAGGGGGCCTGA